TCGAAGACAACCGCGACAACGTCACCCGCTTTGCAGTCCTTGGCCACGACCAACCCGCCGCCACCGGGAACGACAAAACAACGCTCTTGTTCCAAGTCGCCCACCAGCCAGGAACACTGGCCGATGCGATGGGCATCTTCAAAGAACATGAACTCAACCTGACTTGGATCGAATCCTTTCCCCAACCCGGCACGAAGAACGAGTACTTCTTCGTCGTCGAATTCCCCGGGCATCGCCAAGATCCCGCGGTCGCGAAAGCAATCGAACACTTGAAATCCGCAACGCATCACACGGACGTGCTAGGAAGCTACTGCCGACCGGCGAGAGCAGAAAGCTGAGCGACATTCACAACTCGCAGCGTTACGGCTCGTCGATTGAGCCGTCAACGACGCTTTAACGCATGTGGGATGGGCACTCTTGCCCGCCAGGTTGTGGATGTCGGCCAAGAGTGGCCAACCTATATCAAAATCAGCCCTGCCTACCTTCTTACAGCACGGATGCCGCGCCAGCGGTTTGTTCCGCCACCAAACGCTCGATCAGATCCTCGACCGCGATGCCATCCGCTTCGGCAGAAAAGGTTGGAACAATCCGGTGACGCAAGACCGGCAGCGCGAGAGCCTGTGCGTCTTCGAGCGTTACATGTGTGCGACCGTGCAACAACGCACGGGCTTTAGACGCCAAAACCAACTGTTGGCTCGCACGGGGTCCCGGCCCCCACTGGATCCATTCCTTAACCCAACCCTTGGCATCAGGCTCACTCGGACGCGCCGCTCGAACCGCATCGATCACCCAGTTCTTCACATGCTCGGGCAAGGGAACTCGCCGAACAACAGATTGAAATTTGCAAATGTCTTCGCCGCTGACGACCGGCTGAACGTCCGCCAAATCTCCTGACGTGGTTCGCTCAACAATCTCGGCTTCTTGATCGCGTGACGGATAGCCAACAACGACGTGGAACAAGAACCGATCGCGTTGAGCTTCGGGAAGCGGATAGGTCCCCTCTTGCTCGATCGGGTTCTGCGTCGCAAGAACAAAGAACGGTTCTTTCAGAGCGTAGGTCTTGCCGCCCGCGGTGACCTCATGTTCCTGCATCGCTTCCAAAAGCGCCGCCTGCGTCTTGGGTGGTGTCCGGTTGATCTCGTCGGCCAACAGCATTTGCGTGAAAACGGGGCCAGGCCGGAACAACATTTCTCGGCGCCCGGTTTCGTGATCTTCCTGAATGATGTCCGTGCCCGTGATGTCGCCGGGCATCAGATCAGGCGTGAACTGAATGCGACGAAAATCCAAGCTCATCGAACTGGCCAACGTCCGCACCATCAACGTTTTCGCCAGTCCGGGCACGCCTTCCAACAAGCAATGGCCGCGAGCCAAGATCGCAATCAGCAATTGCTCGATCACATCGCTCTGGCCAACCACGATTCGGCCGACCTGTTCTTTGACCTGGGCAACGCTTTGGATCAACGCCTCCGCAGTTTCGATGTCTGAACCTTCGGTGTTGTCTCTGGGAGGCGGTGTGACCATCGTGCTAGACGTCCAAGTTTCGCACATCAAGTGCGTGGGTTTCGATGAATTCGCGACGGGGTTCGACTTTGTCACCCATCAACAAACGGAACATTTCGTCGGCCGCACCCGCGTCGGTCAGATTGACCTTCACCAGCGTGCGGTTGGCAGGATCGAGCGTTGTTTCGCGGAGCTCTTCCGCGTTCATTTCACCCAGTCCTTTAAAGCGAGTCACTTGCAGACCTTTTTCACCGGCAGCTCGCACTTCCGGCAACAACTCTCGCAAGTCTTCGAGTGGACGTCGCAAGTCTTCCCCACGAACGAGCTCGAATCGTGCGGTGGTCGAACCGGTGCGGTCAGCAGGGATCAAATCCTGCAACCCGAACCCAAGTGGGTCCAAGTCTTTCAAGCCGCTGTTGATTGTTCGGACCTCGTGAAGCTCGGCCAAGTGAGCGACCACCTTTTCAGGTTCTTCACTCTTAGGCTGTTCCTCGCCTTCCACTTCCAACTCTTCATCCGGTTGGTCGATATCCAAAGTTGCGTTGTTGTCGGCAAGATATGTCTCAACGTCGGCTTGCTTCATGAACCAATGCTCTTCGCCTTGGATCGTCAGCAAAAACGGAGGCAGCTTGCCGGTCACAGGATCAAACCGTTCGCTGTGCACACGCAGACTGACACCACGTCGCTCGAGTGCGACAATCGCGTCTTCCATCGATGCCAGTGCGACGCAAAGTGCTCGCATCGCATCGCCTTCGGCACTGCGACCATCTTCGGTCTCGAATCGCGTGTCGTTCAAACCACGTTCGAGCAACTGGCTCTTCATCTCCTCTTCGGACTGAATGTAGTACCGGTTCTTGCCCTGGGAGACGCGGAACAACGGCGGCTGAGCCACGTAAACGTGCCCGGCGGCAACCAATTGATACATCTGCCGATAGAAGAAACAAAGCAACAGCGTGCGAATGTGACTGCCATCGACGTCGGCATCCGTCATGATGATGACTTTGTTGTACCGGCGTCGCGTGAGATCCTGATCCGCACCAATCCCGGTGCCGATCGCTTGGATCATCGACTGGACTTCTTCATTGGCCAGCACCTTGTCTTCGCGACTCTTGTACGCGTTGATGATCTTACCGCGGAGGGGCAAGATCGCCTGGTACTCACGCATCCGTCCGCCTTCGGCCGATCCACCGGCCGAATCACCTTCGACCAGGTAGACTTCGCACTCTTCCATGTTTTTGGAGATGCAATCGCGAAGCTTGCCGGGCAAGCCACCGCCACCGAGCGCGTCCTTTCGTTTTCGAAGTTGATCCTTGGCTTTGCGAGCTGCTTCACGAGCCTCGGCCGCGAGCAAACCTTTGCGAACAATCGCCTTGGCCGTTCGAGGATTCTCTTCCAGGTATTTGTTGAGCGCCTCGCCAACACCGCTGGTAATGATGCCGTCGACTTCACCGTTGCCGAGCTTGGTCTTGGTCTGACCTTCAAACTGTGGATGCGGAACGCGAACGCTGATGACCGCCGTCAGACCTTCTCGAAAATCGTCGCCGGTCGGAGTTGTGTTCTTGAACAGGCCTTCTTTTTTGCCGTAGTTGTTCAGCGTCCGCGTCAACGCCGAGCGGAAGCCGGACACGTGCGTTCCGCCTTCGATCGTATGAATGTTGTTGACGTACGACTGAACCGTTTCAGTGAACTCGGTGCTGTACTGCAGCGCCATGTCGTACTCGACGCCGTCCTTCTCACCGACGAACTGAATCACGTCCCCGTGCAGCACATCGCTGGCGCGGTTGAGATGCTCGACAAACTCAACGATCCCACGGTCGTACTGATAGTCGCCGCCTTCGCCGTTTCGTTCGTCCAAGAATTTGATTCGAACGCCACTGTTGAGGAACGCGAGTTCCTGAAGGCGTTTTTGCAGTGTGTCAAAGTTGTACTTGGTGACACTGAAGATCTGCCCGTCGGCCTTGAACGTGGTCTTCGTTCCAGACTTCTTCGTTGGCCGGCCTTTTTGAATGGGGCCCGTTGGAATCCCGCGTTCGTAGCCCTGAGTCCAAGTCGAACCATCGCGGCTGACTTCGACCTCGGCCCACTGACTCAGAAAGTTCACCACGGTCACACCGACGCCGTGCAGACCGCCCGAAGTTTGATAGGCACCCTTTTCGAACTTGCCGCCGAACTTCAGAACCGTCATCACGCCTTCCAGCGTGCTGACTTCGCGATCCAGCTCTTCTGACAATTGATCATGACGTGTCACGGGGACACCGCGACCATCATCTTCGACCGTGACGCTGCCATCGGTATGAACCGTCACGCTGACCGATTTGGCGAAACCGGCCATGGCTTCGTCGATCGAGTTGTCAACGACTTCGTAGACCAGGTGGTGCAAACCGCGAACGGTCGTGTCACCGATGTACATCCCGGGACGCTCTCGCACGTGCTCGAGATCCGACAGGTGCAGCAAATCCTTGTCGGTGTACTCCGAATTTGCCGCCGGCCCGGTCGAGACACGCTCCATTGGCTTTTGCGGGCCAGCAATCTCCTCGGCTGAATTTCCGTCGCCGGAAACCGCACCAGCGGGCACAGCGTTTGGATCCTCGGATGGGTCGTTTGATGCAGGGTCAGTCGAGGAGGAATCGCTCATGAATGGGCGGCCCGTGGAGGCCGTCAAATGCGGGGTTTTTGACATCGGAAGCGGACTCGCCCCCACGTCAAAAAAAAGCGTCAAATAGCAGCCAATAGTCTACCAAATAGAACGACTTTGCGCTAGATCACGTGCGTGGCCAATCCAGGAAACGTTTCCGGTTCCGCAGACAGCCACGAGGACCGATCCCGGGCGAATCAGATGTCACCGAAAGGATCTCCCGCCCCCGCGGGAGCAAAGGGATCTTCCATGGTGTCACCAAATGGATCCGCTCCACCGCCGCCAAATGGATCCGCACCAGGTGCACCAAAGGGATCCGTGTTCTTGGGAGCGGTCTGTTCGGGCTTCTTCTCTTCCAGTTGATCCTCGGCTTCCTCTTCGGTTTCGACGGGAGCGGAGGATTTGATCACCTTTGGAATGACCGAACCGGGACGACGCAGACACTGCATCGTACCGCGATTGTTGACCAGATAGAGACGGTTGGTGTAGCGATTGACCAGCAAGGAGTCGGGCTGAATGCTGGGAAAACGCCCGAGCAACGAGCCATCTTCCATCGCCATCACCAGCAGCGATCCTGACAGGCTTCTCGCATAGATTTTTCCATCGATCGCGCCAAGCAATTCCTGAACACCAGGCACCGTTTGTGGCCAAACCGAATAACCATCGCTGGCCGACACGCACATCAAATTGCCATAAGTCGTCGGAAAGAGGACCTTTTCGTCGAAGAAGATCGGACTGGAGTAAATCGGCTCTCCGGTCGGACGGCTCCACAACACTTCGCCTTCGCGAGTGGCCTTGATGCCGTAGATCTGACCCGATTCAGAACCGAAGAAGAATCGTTCGCCCGAAGCAGAAGCGAGAGCCCCACTGACGATGCCATCCGTGTTCAATCGAAACTGAACGTTGGGTTCACCATCCATTTCCATCACATAGACAAATCCCTGACTGGTTCCCCAAGCCACTTTGTTGGAATCCGCCGAATGTGTTGGCACTTCAAGAGCCGATCCGGCAACGATCTCCGCGAACGGATCGATCGTCGGGTCGACCAATCCATAACCAGCCACCCGATCACCAATCGATGGCACGAGCGCGAACCCATTGCAATGCACGACGCCTCGAGTTGGCACGTACTCCAACGCAGTCACTCCAAACACCTGTCCGTTCTTGACGTCCAGCTTGACCAACTCGCCACCGTTGACGACGGAGACGAACTCTTCGTCCACTCCCAGTCCGCCGTAGCCACGTCGTTCGGATCCAACCCGTTGCAACCAAATCAAATCACCTGACTCAGCGTCCCGGCACTCGACGGTGCCGTCGTCCGACAGGGTGTAGAACCGAATCATCGGAATCTTACGAATCCGCGACTCAGCTTCGATGCCGCGACGTTCTAAGCGGCGGATTTCATTGCGCCCCAATCGCTCGGCTTCTTTTTGGTCTATTGCACCGCGTTTGGTCGCGTCGCTGTCGACCTGAAAACGAGCGTAGATGACGGCCGTTTCGTCGATGACCGGAGTTGCGTCTTCACCTTCGGCAACGGGTTCTGATTCGGCCGGCTTTGGCTCGCCCGACTTTTCGACGATTTCCACAAACACGTGGCTTTGTGTTTGGTGAACGACCATCTTTTGATCGACGATGGACTGGCGACCAGCGGGAACGCTCAGATTGCGGCGCCACACTTCTTCCAACCCAAGCTGGCGGGTCTCGACCGGGCCCAGCAACTCGTGATCAGCGAGCGCGGACGCAGCAAAACCGACCGCATTGGCGGTGACCAGCGTCAATGAAAGGATGAGACGGAAGTGAGAAGAGCGGTGCATTGCAGCAATACCAGAAAAGAATGGGAGCCATCCGGAAGACTGTTCAGCATAATCCACTAAAGCTCCGACCGCGAATTTCCCAATCTGAAGGATTTTGGGTACACTCAGCTCGCGAAAAAAAGGCCGAAAGATCGATTCAAACGTCGTGATCCACACCGTTTTTTCGCGTTCTTCTTTTAGGTCGCCAGCTTCCGCCCCTCTACCGGGCAAGCCCCAGCGGCGTCGTTCCCATTCCCTCGAATCCGCTCCCAGGCAGAATGGCCAAAATTTTGATGCTCGTCGGCGACTTCGTCGAAGATTACGAAGCCATGGTTCCCTATCAGATGTTGCTGATGCTGGAACACGAAGTGGCCACCGTCTGCCCCGGCAAATCCGCGGGCGACTCCGTGGCCACGGCGATCCATGATTTCGAGGGTCACCAAACGTACAGCGAAAAACCCGGGCACCGATTCGCAATCACCGCCGACTTCGATGGACTGCAGCCCGAAACCTACGACGCCTTGGTCATCCCAGGCGGCCGAGCCCCCGAGTACCTGCGGCTGAACGAGAAGGTCCTCGACATCGTTCGCCATTTCGCGGATCAGAACAAACCGATCGCCGCGGTCTGCCACGGGCCTCAAATCTTGGCCGCAGCGGGCGTGCTCAAAGACCGCGAGTGCAGCTGTTACCCGGCCGTCGCCCCCGAGGTTCAGATCGGCGGTGGAACCTACATGACTCCCGGCGAGGGCATGGACACCGCCCACGTCGATGGCAACTTGGTCACCGCACCAGCCTGGCCCGCTCACCCCGCATGGATGCGAGAATTCTGCCGACTGCTCCCATCCGATTGATGAACGCTCCCGATCCCAACCGCGTCGACCCAGCCTCCGGCCTTTCTCCGGATCACGCCGATGCGTTGCGTGATCGGAAATCGCAATTGCAGGCCGAACTGCTTCGCGTCCGTCGCGAAGCGCATGCAGCGAGGCTGGAGGCCAATGCCGTTCGACTCGAAGCAACCGCGTCGCAAATCGAGGCCGAACTGGAATCGATCGAAACCGGGCAACCCGTCGAGCAGCCCAACGTCGGCGAGCCTTCAACAACTGCGTCTGGACACAACCTGAATCCGCCGAAGCTTCCAAGCTCCAGCCGCTTTGCTTCCTGGAACGAAGTTCGCGAAGCGTTTGATTCATTCACGAAGGTCAGCACCCGGCGTGATCTGAGTCACGGTGTTTCGGTACGAGCACCCAAGATGAGGCGTCTTGGTGAAACCAAATCACCGGATGCGATCCCAACCTCACCAATCGCTGATCCTGAACCGGAGTTTTCAACCGAGCCAGGTTCGCTTGAGCCGAGCTCGACCGCTGAACTCGACGCTCACGAAGACTCGCTCCTTTTCGGCGAAGACAAACCAACGCCTTCGGGCGAACCGCTTCCAAGCGTGATAGAAGACGACGAGGAAACGGACACAAGCGGTCGCCGGAGAAAACCTGCCGCGGTGATCGTCAGTGCGATTGTTCACGCGGTGCTGCTTTTCATCCTCGCGGCATTCACACTCAGCAACGCTCGTCCGAAGGATCAAATGGCGTTCTCCGCTTCCGCGTCCAGCGAAAGTGAAGAGACGGCGATGGAAACATTTGCGATCGAAAGCAGCGAACCCATCACCGAGCCAACCCAATCGCAGCCCGACGAGACGCAGTACGACGTCAGCGAAATTGGCGAGATGCCGATCGTCGACATCACATCAACAGCAATGGATTCGGTAGCCGCGTCAGCATCCAATTTGTCGTCGCTTTCCAGCTCTTCGTCTGCTGCTTCGCAGGCGATGCAAAAGTTGAAATCGGACGCCAAATCGCAAATGGAATTCTGCGGTGTCGAAGGCGGCGGCAACCACTTTGTTTACCTTGTCGACAGTTCGGGCAGCATGGGCGATGCCTTCACATCCGCTCGATCAGCGTTGCTCCAATCGATCGACATGCTGACTGAGAAGCAACGCTTCTACGTCGTTTTCTTTGACACCGATAGCGACTACATGCAACTGTCGGGTTCGCCCGAACCAGAGACACGCAGTGTTTACGCCACCGCGAACAACAAACAACAGCTTCGCAATTGGGCCATGCGGATTTCAATGGATCGCGGCAAAGCTCCCTACGACCCACTGCGTTTCGCGTTGGACCTCAAACCCGATGTGATCTTCTTGCTGTCCGACGGTGAGTTCCCGCAAGGCATCGAGGACTTGCTCTCCGAAGAGAATCGGTCCACCAATCTGTTTGGTGACACCGACCCGATCAGCATCGTTAACACGATCAGTTACTACAGCCGTGAAGGTGAAAGCCGAATGCGACGCATCGCGGAAAAGAACTTCGGGCAATACCGTCACGTTCCTAAACCCTGAGGCCAATTCTTGGCCAATCGTGTTCCTCAAACGCTCACTTGGATTGCATCACGCGGCCAGCGTCTGCGGCAGTGGTACAACGACCATCGGTTTGGTGCCATCGATGACCATGCCCAACTTGGCAAACGAGGCGAGCAAGTTGCCGCTCAGTTGCTGAGACGCAAAGGCTTGCAAGTCATCGCCGAAAGTGAATCCGACCGCGCCGGTGAAATCGACTTAATCGCCCTTCGCAAACACCCGCGTCTGATGGTGTTTGTAGAAGTCAAAACACTTTCCACTTCGCGTCCGGGCCATCCAGCGGACCGAGTCGACGAAAACAAACAAGCCCGAATCACGCGGGCTGCCCTTCGCTACTTGAAGCGAAAGAAACTACTTGGGATTCCATGTCGCTTTGACGTGGTTGCCGTTTGGTGGCCTCGAGACGAACCTCGACCGACTCGCGTCGAGCACTACGAATCCGCGTTCGATGCCGTCGGGATTGATTCCTTCTTTGGCTGAAACTTTCGCAAATCGACCAAGTTCACTTGTTGATCAAGCCTTCATCGCGAAAGCCTGGACCGCCTCTCGGAAAAGCGAGACTCCGTTTTCTAGCGACTCAAGTTCGATGAATTCATCGACCGTGTGAGCTTGCTCGATGCTGCCCGGACCGCACACGATTCGGTGGCGAAGCTCTTCCAACACCGCACCGTCGGTGGCATAGCAAACCGTCTCCGCTTTTTCGCGTCCGCAGTACGAACTCGCCAACTCACACATGCGAACGAGCGTTGGATCGTCGATGGGCGTTTCCAACGGAGCAACAGATTTGTAGCTACGAAATTGCAATCCAAGTTGCTCCGCAGCGGCCTTCGCTTCCGCCATCAAGCATTCACCGTCCACACTGGGCATCGCTCGCCAATTGGCCCAAACTTCACTGCGATCCGGAACGATGTTGGTCGCATCCGCATGGTCGCTGATGCCAAAGTTGAACGTCAGCGTCGGAGGGTCAAACCGGTCGTCTCGCAGCATCGGATCGGTTTGCGATCGTTCGTGCAGCTCGAGGATTGTTTGCAGCAATGGGATCATCGCCACATTCGCGTTGACACCTCGGTTCGTGCTGCTATGAGCGGCCTTGCCATGGGAGATCACTCGAAACCCACCCATGCCTTTGTGGGCGTGGACGACGCCTAATTCGGTTGGTTCACCAATCAACGCAACCGGATCCAGAGCAACCAATTCGCGATAGGCGGGACTGCTCTGCGCCAATTCCTTGGCGCCGCGAAGCCCGACTTCCTCGTCGGCCGTGCAAACAACCCACAGCGGAGCCGATTGCTTCGACGCATCCAAATCATCGATCGCCGCAAGCATCGCTGCCAACGATCCCTTCATGTCACACGAGCCTCGACCGTACAAACGATTGTCTTCGATCACGGCTTCGAACGGGTTTCCGCCCGGTCCGCCCCAGCGATCCGCGGGAACCACATCGGTGTGACAAAAGTACGCCAGCCCCGTTTCGTTCTCAGGTCGATCGATGGATTGCGTCGACAAATCCCCCGATTTTGAACTCGAATCGGTTGGCAAACGCTTGGCAATCAAATTGAATTTTGGGACACCTTCGCCATCCAGGTACCGCGTTTGCTCACATTCGAACCCTTGCGCCCGCAAACGATCCGCCACCCACTCCGTGATCGCTTGATTGCTGGTATGACTGACCGTCGGATAAGCGATCAATTCGGACAGTAGTCTTACAGCAAGTGACAAAACGAGGTCTCGGTTGGAATAGCCGTGGCAACTCAAATCCGACAATCTACACCTTCAAGCGGCCCCCTGCACCAGTGAATGCCCCCGCCTCCCCCGAACATTCCACTAACTCCGACCTCGACGAATCCGCCCAGCAAACTGATTGGCGACCGTGGGAACGGCTGGGCGAATTAGTCGATGCGGGTGACGCCGAAGGAGTCGAAAACTTCCTTTCAAAGTTAGGACCAAACGATCAAGCGTTGGCGCTCAATCGTTTGGACGAGGAACATTACTGCGCGGTTCTGACGCTACTGCCCGCGGAGGAAGCCGCCGAAATCCTGCGTCACCTGAGCGAAACGCAAGCGGCCGAATTGGTCGACTCGCTCTGTGCTTCGGACGCGGCCGCCATCGTCCAAGAGATGACCAGCGACGAACAGGCTGACTTGCTGGGTGACTTGGACGACGATCAGGCCGAATCGATTCTTCAGGCACTGCCGCCCGAAGATGCCGCTTCGGTTCGAGAACTGGCCGCGTACAGCGACGACCAAGCTGGTGGTCTGTTGGTTCGTGAGATCCTGCGGTTCAACCAGAAAAGCCTCGTTCACGAAGTCATCACAACGCTCTCAGAAAACGCTGAAGAGTTTCGTGACTACGACGTGCAGTACGCCTACTTGACCGACGACGATGAGAAACTGGTCGGCGTGCTGCCGATGCGAAACCTGTTGTTTGCCAAACGCACCGACCCTGTCGCGGACATCATGATCCTCGATCCATTGTCGATTACCGCCAGCATGCCGCTGGATGAACTGCGAGACTTCTTCGACGCCCACCACTTCCTCGGCGTCCCAGTTGTCGATGACACCCACAAACTTCTGGGTGTCGTCCACCGAAACGCAGTCGACTACGAATCAACCCGTGCCGCCGAAAACGATTTTCTGAAAAGCCAAGGGATCATCGGTGGCGAAGAGCTACGAACGATGCCGCTTTGGCAACGATCGCATCGACGACTCAGTTGGCTCAGCATCAACGTTTTGCTGAACATTGGTGCGGCCGGCGTCATTGCCGTGTACCAAGACACGCTATCCAAGGTGATCGCGCTTGCCGTGTTCCTGCCGATCATCAGCGACATGAGCGGTTGCAGTGGAAACCAAGCGGTGGCGGTCAGCATGCGTGAACTATCGCTCGGTTTGGTTCGCCCGTCCGAGATGCTACGCGTCTGGCTGAAGGAAATCAGCGTTGGCCTGATCAACGGAACGGTGCTGGGACTGCTGGTTGCTGTTGTCGCGGTCGTCTGGGACGGCAATCCCTACTTGGGTCTCGTTGTCGGAGTCGCTTTGTGTGCGAACACGCTGATCGCGGTCTCCATCGGAGGCACCGTGCCGCTTCTTTTGAAACGGCTCGGGTTCGACCCGGCGGTCGCCAGCGGTCCGTTGCTAACAACCGTGACCGACATGTGCGGCTTCTTCCTGGTTCTAGGAATGGCAACCGCAATGCTCGATCGACTGATCTAGGCAGTCCAGACTATTTCGGTCGAGTTGCGACTTCGACTCGGCGTGAGTCGTTCAGGTAGGCCATCAAATCGGAGATGTCCTGCAACGACAATTCGTCCAGCAAACCGCTCGGCATGATGCTCGATCGGCTTGGCTGGATCAGGTCCACTTCCGACTCAGCCAACGTGGTCACGTTGTTGTTCGAATCGCGAATCTGCAGTTCGCTGCCGGCTTTGCTCACCATGCCGACGAAGACCTCGCCATCCAAGGTTAGTACCTTTTTGCTGGCGTATTGATCACTCACAACGTGAGATGGATACAAAACGGACTCCAAGATTTCGCGGCGAGTGAATCGGCGAGCGACGCTGGTCAAATCAGGTCCGATCACGGTGCCTTGCGTGCCAGCTCGGTGACAATTCGCACATTGAGCACGAGCGTATACCTCCGCTCCTGCGTGAGCGTCACCGCCCTGCCCTTCATCACTCTCCAGGTGAGAAATCAACTGTTCGAAATCCCAGCGTGATTCGTCTTCCCGCGGCAATTCTGCCGATGGGCGATCCGGGAATGTCTTGGCGTACCAACGCTGCCACGGAGCCATCGATTGCTTCACGCCCTCGGGACGCTGCATTCCGGTCCAGTGTTCAAGCAATTGCTCCACGCTTTCGAACGTTGTGCCTTCTTTTTCAGCTCGCAGCCCCATCAAAACCAATGACCGAAGTGCCATGGGATCATCCGTGGCGATGGGAACGCCTCGAAGACGCGTGACGACTTCATTCGCGGCCGGTCCATCCAAGACGTTCAAGCTGCGAACCAAGTAGTCCCAGTTTTCTCCGTCAGGATTCTGAGCCAATGCCATCGCAA
The DNA window shown above is from Rhodopirellula bahusiensis and carries:
- the mgtE gene encoding magnesium transporter; translation: MNAPASPEHSTNSDLDESAQQTDWRPWERLGELVDAGDAEGVENFLSKLGPNDQALALNRLDEEHYCAVLTLLPAEEAAEILRHLSETQAAELVDSLCASDAAAIVQEMTSDEQADLLGDLDDDQAESILQALPPEDAASVRELAAYSDDQAGGLLVREILRFNQKSLVHEVITTLSENAEEFRDYDVQYAYLTDDDEKLVGVLPMRNLLFAKRTDPVADIMILDPLSITASMPLDELRDFFDAHHFLGVPVVDDTHKLLGVVHRNAVDYESTRAAENDFLKSQGIIGGEELRTMPLWQRSHRRLSWLSINVLLNIGAAGVIAVYQDTLSKVIALAVFLPIISDMSGCSGNQAVAVSMRELSLGLVRPSEMLRVWLKEISVGLINGTVLGLLVAVVAVVWDGNPYLGLVVGVALCANTLIAVSIGGTVPLLLKRLGFDPAVASGPLLTTVTDMCGFFLVLGMATAMLDRLI